Proteins from one Desulfonema limicola genomic window:
- the modA gene encoding molybdate ABC transporter substrate-binding protein codes for METLKFPVNSCFVFFFIMFCIIPSTVLSWTESEILVFAGAGIHKPLNEIGKIFEEKNKIKVIYDFAGSGLLGNKILIGQKPDIFIPGSDKWAKILQQKGFIKDYIPIAFHTPVIITPKGDNRINSLKDFVKPDNKIVLGDVKAAAIGDISSKIFKKAGIDESKINVAARGMTVNQLIFWIEGNNAHGSIVWNADAVISGKVKIIDIPEAYNIINIVPVCRINEHKEAVSKYVDYILSPEAKEIFKKQGFKVIEK; via the coding sequence ATGGAAACATTAAAATTTCCTGTAAACTCATGTTTTGTGTTTTTTTTTATAATGTTCTGCATTATTCCATCAACTGTTTTGTCCTGGACAGAATCTGAAATACTTGTTTTTGCAGGAGCAGGAATACATAAGCCCTTGAATGAAATTGGTAAAATATTTGAAGAAAAAAACAAGATAAAGGTTATTTATGATTTTGCAGGTTCAGGTCTTTTGGGAAACAAGATACTTATAGGGCAAAAACCTGATATATTTATCCCCGGAAGCGATAAATGGGCAAAGATATTACAACAAAAAGGTTTTATAAAAGATTATATTCCCATTGCATTTCATACTCCTGTTATTATAACTCCTAAAGGAGATAACAGGATAAATTCCCTTAAAGACTTTGTAAAACCTGATAATAAAATAGTATTAGGCGATGTTAAAGCTGCAGCTATTGGAGATATTTCTTCAAAAATATTTAAAAAAGCAGGTATAGATGAATCAAAAATCAATGTTGCTGCAAGGGGGATGACTGTTAATCAGCTTATTTTCTGGATAGAAGGAAATAACGCCCATGGTTCCATAGTCTGGAATGCTGATGCTGTTATATCAGGAAAGGTAAAAATTATTGATATACCTGAAGCTTATAATATTATCAATATAGTTCCTGTATGCCGGATTAATGAACATAAAGAAGCTGTATCAAAATATGTGGATTATATTCTAAGCCCTGAAGCTAAAGAAATTTTTAAAAAACAGGGGTTTAAGGTGATTGAAAAATGA
- the cysK gene encoding cysteine synthase A yields the protein MNIYPDVQKTIGKTPLVRLNRIAQGLKADIYAKLEFFNPLGSVKDRVASAMIEAGENQGFITSKTLIVEPTSGNTGIALAFICAAKGYRLCLTMPETMSIERKKLLKHLGAELVLTSGDKGMKGAVEAAEKIADENKNSFMPDQFKNPANSEIHRKTTAMEIWNDTCGKVDIFIAGVGTGGTITGVGQALKAKKPGVKAIVVEPADSPVLSGGLPGPHKIQGIGAGFIPDVLDQTVIDKIITVTNEQAFETARILAKKEGILCGISSGAAVSAALKTAAREDSQGKTIVVLLPSTGERYISTELFEE from the coding sequence ATGAATATATATCCAGATGTACAAAAAACCATAGGCAAAACACCTCTTGTGCGTTTGAACCGTATTGCCCAGGGGCTTAAAGCTGATATTTATGCCAAACTTGAATTTTTTAACCCCCTTGGCAGTGTTAAAGACCGAGTTGCTTCTGCAATGATAGAAGCTGGTGAAAACCAGGGGTTTATTACCTCAAAAACCCTTATAGTTGAACCGACCAGCGGAAATACAGGGATTGCACTGGCTTTTATCTGCGCTGCAAAAGGATACAGGCTCTGCCTTACCATGCCTGAAACCATGAGCATTGAGAGGAAAAAGCTTTTAAAACATCTGGGCGCAGAGCTTGTTCTCACTTCTGGAGACAAAGGCATGAAGGGAGCTGTTGAAGCTGCGGAAAAGATAGCAGATGAAAATAAAAATTCCTTTATGCCGGATCAATTTAAAAATCCTGCCAATTCTGAAATTCACAGAAAAACAACAGCAATGGAAATCTGGAATGATACATGCGGAAAGGTTGATATTTTTATTGCAGGTGTTGGAACCGGGGGAACAATAACAGGTGTGGGACAGGCACTTAAAGCTAAAAAACCAGGGGTTAAAGCAATTGTAGTTGAACCTGCTGACTCACCTGTACTTTCAGGAGGGCTGCCGGGTCCCCATAAAATTCAGGGAATCGGAGCAGGATTTATCCCTGATGTTTTAGATCAGACTGTTATTGATAAGATTATAACAGTAACAAATGAACAGGCTTTTGAAACTGCAAGAATCCTGGCAAAAAAAGAAGGTATTTTATGCGGCATATCATCAGGCGCTGCTGTTTCTGCTGCCTTAAAAACAGCCGCACGGGAAGATTCACAGGGCAAGACCATTGTTGTATTGCTTCCCAGCACAGGAGAACGTTATATAAGCACCGAATTATTTGAAGAATAG
- a CDS encoding methyl-accepting chemotaxis protein: MKLFKNTRLRTKLIFMLIIPVIGQLYYAAIVINHNYNLVKETKNLQTLQDFFEDIDDLIHEIQKERGLSSGFLQSKGEKFFTQLSDQRKIVDSKLKSIIEVKNIFNKEFYGQAFINLLNQAEAGLKDIDSQRKKIDNNQLTDLESLKYYTSINEKWFKVISQFLNYSTDVSISNLIVTHNLILELKESSGIERAVLVGAFSSGYFSEDSFEMFARAAVSINLKTNRFLEMAAPDQKEYFEKKMDNEAFDKIMAMRQIAFETKQKKQIIAELVHELGYGGAIHNVKNYLVRADTDYARQFDIKYEQIQILIEKYKNLDNVGEQDIKDLDIINNTFSKYNDVMKKIQTMLENNEDIKTIDSEVKIDDKPAVEALERLIAGGSIGVNPSDWYENKTKTIDLLKEAGARFSKDIGNAVTDLSKKAYSGLISTYIIIAAALILMFFFVYIIMKDITSSLNNIIYVLSEGSDHVKSSSAQLSQSSQELAENASQQAAGLEEITSSLEEMSAMTTRNADNSSQANTMAENTRHEARQGIEAMKKMTETIEKVKVSSEQTARIIKTIDEIAFQTNLLALNAAVEAARAGEAGRGFAVVAEEVRNLALKSAEAAKSTSLLINESKQNADEGVGVTHEAAEAFEKIADKINKLAEFNEEISRESQEQAYKIEQINDAVNHMDKGTQSYAANSEQSASASMELANQSKHLVSMIEVLENLVNGSKISNEAAELNKLAENNVENGLNTKTSRNMDSKRKSDNENRIEKRAEKISNEELIPLDEYDFKDF, from the coding sequence ATGAAGTTATTCAAAAATACCAGATTAAGAACAAAATTGATATTTATGCTTATAATTCCAGTTATAGGGCAGTTGTATTATGCAGCAATTGTAATTAACCATAATTATAATCTTGTAAAAGAAACAAAGAATTTACAGACACTGCAGGATTTTTTTGAAGATATAGATGATCTTATTCACGAAATTCAAAAAGAAAGAGGACTGTCATCAGGTTTTTTACAATCAAAAGGAGAAAAATTTTTCACCCAGCTTTCAGACCAGAGAAAGATCGTGGACTCAAAATTAAAATCCATTATTGAAGTTAAAAACATTTTTAATAAAGAGTTTTACGGTCAGGCATTTATAAATCTTCTGAACCAGGCTGAAGCAGGATTAAAAGATATTGATAGTCAAAGAAAAAAAATTGATAATAACCAGTTAACTGACCTTGAAAGTCTAAAATATTACACCAGTATTAATGAAAAATGGTTTAAGGTTATAAGTCAATTCTTAAATTACAGCACTGATGTATCCATATCAAACCTGATTGTTACCCATAATCTTATACTTGAACTAAAGGAAAGTTCAGGCATTGAACGGGCAGTTCTTGTAGGGGCTTTTTCTTCAGGTTATTTTTCAGAAGACAGTTTTGAAATGTTTGCCAGGGCAGCTGTCAGCATAAATCTTAAAACAAACAGATTTCTTGAAATGGCAGCTCCTGATCAAAAAGAATATTTTGAAAAAAAGATGGATAATGAAGCTTTTGATAAGATAATGGCAATGCGTCAGATTGCTTTTGAAACAAAACAAAAAAAACAGATTATAGCCGAACTTGTACATGAATTAGGATATGGAGGAGCAATTCATAATGTAAAAAATTATCTTGTAAGAGCTGATACAGATTATGCTCGTCAGTTTGATATAAAATATGAACAGATACAGATTTTAATTGAAAAATACAAAAATCTTGACAATGTTGGGGAACAGGATATTAAAGACCTTGATATAATTAATAATACCTTTTCCAAATATAATGATGTCATGAAAAAAATTCAGACCATGCTTGAAAACAATGAAGATATAAAAACCATTGATTCAGAAGTTAAAATAGATGACAAGCCTGCTGTTGAAGCACTTGAACGCCTTATTGCAGGAGGAAGTATAGGAGTAAATCCTTCTGATTGGTATGAAAATAAGACCAAAACCATTGATCTGCTCAAGGAAGCTGGTGCCAGGTTTTCAAAAGATATTGGTAATGCTGTTACTGATCTCAGTAAAAAAGCTTATTCAGGTTTAATAAGTACATATATAATAATTGCAGCAGCTTTAATTCTCATGTTCTTTTTTGTATATATAATAATGAAAGATATAACATCTTCCTTAAACAATATTATTTATGTTCTATCAGAAGGTTCGGATCATGTTAAAAGTTCATCTGCACAACTCTCCCAGTCAAGCCAGGAACTTGCAGAAAATGCTTCACAGCAGGCAGCAGGCCTGGAGGAAATAACATCCTCCCTTGAGGAAATGTCAGCTATGACTACACGGAATGCCGATAATTCAAGCCAGGCAAACACAATGGCGGAAAACACCAGGCATGAAGCAAGGCAGGGTATTGAAGCCATGAAAAAAATGACAGAAACCATAGAAAAGGTTAAGGTTTCATCAGAACAGACTGCCAGGATAATAAAAACAATTGATGAAATTGCATTTCAGACAAATCTTCTTGCATTAAATGCTGCTGTTGAAGCAGCCAGGGCTGGGGAAGCAGGCAGGGGTTTTGCAGTAGTTGCTGAAGAGGTCAGGAATCTTGCATTAAAAAGTGCTGAAGCAGCAAAAAGTACTTCATTATTAATAAACGAATCCAAGCAGAATGCTGACGAAGGTGTGGGCGTTACCCATGAGGCTGCTGAAGCTTTTGAAAAGATAGCAGATAAAATAAATAAACTTGCTGAATTTAATGAAGAAATATCAAGAGAAAGCCAGGAACAGGCATATAAAATTGAACAGATAAACGATGCTGTAAATCATATGGACAAGGGAACCCAGTCCTATGCTGCCAACTCAGAACAATCTGCTTCTGCCAGCATGGAACTTGCCAATCAGTCCAAACACCTGGTCAGCATGATAGAAGTTCTTGAAAATCTTGTTAACGGCAGCAAAATCAGTAATGAGGCAGCAGAATTAAACAAATTGGCTGAAAACAATGTGGAAAATGGTTTAAATACCAAAACAAGCCGAAACATGGACAGCAAAAGAAAATCAGATAATGAAAACAGGATTGAGAAAAGAGCGGAAAAAATATCTAATGAAGAACTGATTCCTTTGGATGAATATGATTTTAAGGATTTCTAA
- a CDS encoding PilZ domain-containing protein, with the protein MLITLSSLMDRISVFYSERRKDFRHPVICDALLNIWCPDFQDNLAVTVANLSTTGALIYADQVFVHRHHLISIDDTPQLCLKMKLSDEYFESPVEIKWYKWSVEKNCFEIGVSFILMLEKTRIAVTRFIAKLRHRASY; encoded by the coding sequence ATGTTAATAACTCTAAGCAGCCTTATGGACAGAATTTCAGTTTTTTATAGTGAGCGCCGGAAAGATTTCAGGCATCCAGTCATATGTGATGCCCTGCTTAATATCTGGTGCCCTGATTTTCAAGATAATCTTGCAGTAACAGTTGCCAATCTTTCTACCACAGGAGCGCTTATTTATGCAGACCAGGTATTTGTACACCGTCATCACCTTATTTCTATTGACGATACTCCTCAGCTATGCCTGAAAATGAAGCTGTCAGACGAATATTTTGAATCACCTGTTGAAATAAAATGGTATAAATGGTCTGTTGAAAAGAATTGTTTTGAAATTGGAGTTAGTTTTATATTAATGCTTGAAAAAACACGTATTGCTGTAACCAGGTTTATCGCAAAGCTCAGACACCGGGCAAGTTATTGA
- the nifS gene encoding cysteine desulfurase NifS: MNTIYFDNNATTCAAPEVVDEMLPMLTEFYGNPSSMYKFAKKAGDRIHEARQRLADILNAMPEEIVFTSCGTESDSTAIWAAIRANPEKRHILTTRVEHSAIKNMGEYLSHNGYKVTYVPVDSRGNLDLDYFYDHLTNDTAIVSIMWANNETGVTFPIEELAQKVKQRGIVFHTDAVQAVGKIPIDMSKNNVDMLSLSGHKLHGPKGVGALYVRKGTKFSPFLIGGHQESGRRGGTENTASIAGLGKAAQLAAVHMEEENTRVRKLRDSLETGLIDRIPCSIINGDTKNRLPNTTNISFEYIEGESILLMMDELGICASSGSACTSGSLEPSHVLRAMGVPFTAAHGSVRFSLSIYNTQEEVDYVIEKLPPVIERLRAMSPFWKGPETECEIKS; the protein is encoded by the coding sequence ATGAATACTATATATTTTGATAATAATGCAACAACCTGTGCTGCACCTGAGGTAGTAGATGAAATGCTGCCCATGCTTACGGAGTTTTACGGAAATCCGTCAAGTATGTACAAATTTGCAAAAAAAGCAGGGGACAGGATTCACGAAGCCAGGCAGAGACTGGCAGATATTCTTAATGCCATGCCTGAAGAAATAGTATTTACAAGCTGCGGTACTGAAAGCGACAGTACTGCAATATGGGCTGCTATTCGTGCAAATCCTGAAAAACGTCATATTCTTACAACCCGTGTGGAGCATTCTGCTATAAAGAATATGGGTGAATATCTTTCTCATAATGGTTATAAAGTAACCTATGTTCCTGTTGATTCCCGCGGAAATCTTGATCTTGATTATTTTTATGATCACCTTACAAATGATACTGCAATAGTGAGTATTATGTGGGCAAATAATGAAACAGGTGTTACCTTTCCCATAGAAGAACTTGCACAAAAGGTTAAACAAAGAGGTATAGTTTTTCATACAGATGCAGTTCAGGCTGTGGGAAAAATTCCTATTGATATGAGTAAAAATAATGTGGATATGCTTTCGCTTTCAGGCCATAAACTTCACGGGCCTAAGGGTGTTGGTGCTTTATATGTGCGAAAAGGTACAAAATTTTCTCCTTTTTTAATAGGAGGACACCAGGAATCAGGCAGAAGAGGAGGAACTGAAAATACAGCGTCTATTGCAGGGCTTGGCAAGGCTGCTCAATTGGCAGCAGTTCATATGGAAGAAGAAAACACAAGGGTAAGAAAACTCAGGGATTCCCTGGAAACCGGACTTATAGACCGCATCCCTTGTTCAATTATAAATGGAGATACCAAAAACCGCCTTCCCAATACCACAAATATATCTTTTGAATATATTGAAGGTGAATCCATTCTTCTTATGATGGATGAATTGGGTATTTGCGCTTCATCAGGTTCAGCCTGTACATCTGGGTCTCTTGAGCCTTCCCATGTACTCCGTGCAATGGGGGTTCCATTTACTGCTGCCCACGGTTCAGTCAGATTCAGTCTGAGTATATACAATACTCAGGAAGAGGTTGATTATGTAATTGAAAAACTGCCGCCGGTTATTGAGAGACTTCGTGCCATGTCTCCTTTTTGGAAAGGTCCTGAAACAGAGTGTGAAATAAAAAGCTGA
- the nifU gene encoding Fe-S cluster assembly protein NifU, with product MWEYSDKVKEHFLNPRNVGVVENADGIGEVGSMSCGDALKLTFKLDENEIITDVKFQTFGCASAIASSSALTEMMIGKTLSEAEKITNDDIVAFLGGLPKEKMHCSVMGQEALEKAIACYRGVPVEEKEGEIVCECFGVTDLEIQRALKEHNLSAVEDVTNYIKAGGGCGKCHERIQELINEFKGHEPVIDKKPEKLSNIKKIKLIEETLEREIKPALKKDGGDIELVDVDGSKIFVKLQGACSSCSAAQITLKEFVEKKLCEFVSPDLVVEEVS from the coding sequence ATGTGGGAATACAGCGATAAAGTAAAAGAACATTTTCTTAATCCCCGTAATGTGGGTGTAGTAGAAAATGCTGATGGTATAGGAGAGGTTGGGTCAATGTCCTGTGGAGATGCTTTGAAACTGACCTTTAAATTGGATGAAAATGAAATTATAACAGATGTTAAATTTCAGACTTTTGGATGTGCAAGTGCTATTGCATCATCTTCTGCTCTTACTGAAATGATGATAGGGAAAACCTTGTCTGAAGCTGAAAAAATAACAAATGATGATATTGTTGCTTTTCTGGGAGGACTGCCCAAAGAAAAGATGCACTGCTCGGTTATGGGACAGGAAGCCCTTGAAAAAGCAATTGCCTGTTACCGGGGTGTACCTGTTGAGGAAAAAGAAGGCGAGATTGTTTGTGAATGTTTTGGAGTTACTGACCTTGAGATTCAACGTGCTTTAAAGGAGCATAATTTATCAGCAGTTGAAGATGTTACAAACTATATTAAAGCAGGGGGCGGATGCGGTAAATGCCATGAAAGGATTCAGGAGCTTATTAATGAATTCAAAGGACATGAACCTGTAATCGATAAAAAGCCTGAAAAATTGAGCAATATTAAAAAAATCAAGCTTATAGAAGAAACCCTTGAACGGGAAATCAAGCCTGCTTTAAAAAAAGACGGGGGAGACATTGAGCTTGTTGATGTTGACGGCAGCAAAATTTTTGTAAAACTTCAGGGCGCATGTTCAAGCTGCAGTGCAGCTCAGATAACACTAAAGGAGTTTGTGGAAAAAAAGCTCTGTGAATTTGTTTCTCCTGATCTTGTTGTTGAGGAGGTAAGCTGA
- the epsC gene encoding serine O-acetyltransferase EpsC produces METKIKIPGITCKTDADSVLKHREKLPEIVDKILSNCNEKTCYNHIAYEPIPSKESVIKIIELLKEIIFPGYFSREKLDPVNLKYSMGQTVSIIFDMLSEQICRSIRHDCFRYGRECRNCDEEGNESAVKVLESIPDIQNILASDVEAAYEGDPAAKSCDEIIFSYPGLFAVWVYRIAHKLFELNVPFLPRIMTEHAHSITGIDIHPGAEIGRRFVIDHGTGVVIGETTNIGNNVRIYQGVTLGALSLPKDAGEQLRNKKRHPTIEDDVIIYSGATILGGDTVIGTRSVIGGNVWITRSIPPDTKVLMEMPKLIYR; encoded by the coding sequence ATGGAAACAAAAATAAAAATACCAGGCATAACCTGTAAAACAGACGCGGATTCGGTTTTAAAGCACAGGGAGAAGCTGCCTGAAATAGTTGATAAAATCCTGAGCAATTGTAATGAAAAAACATGTTACAATCATATTGCATATGAACCTATTCCTTCAAAAGAATCTGTTATCAAGATTATTGAATTGCTTAAAGAGATTATCTTTCCCGGGTATTTCAGCCGTGAAAAACTTGACCCTGTTAATTTGAAATACAGCATGGGACAGACTGTTTCCATTATCTTTGACATGCTCTCAGAACAGATCTGCCGAAGTATCCGCCATGACTGTTTCCGGTATGGAAGAGAATGCAGGAACTGCGATGAAGAGGGAAATGAAAGTGCAGTCAAGGTTTTGGAATCAATTCCTGATATACAGAATATCCTTGCCTCTGATGTGGAAGCAGCTTATGAAGGAGACCCTGCTGCCAAAAGCTGTGATGAAATCATTTTCAGCTATCCAGGTCTTTTTGCAGTCTGGGTTTACAGGATTGCACATAAACTTTTTGAGCTTAATGTTCCTTTCCTGCCCCGAATAATGACTGAACATGCTCACAGCATTACAGGCATTGACATTCATCCCGGGGCCGAGATTGGGAGACGATTTGTCATAGACCATGGAACAGGCGTGGTTATCGGTGAAACAACAAATATAGGCAATAATGTAAGAATCTATCAGGGCGTAACCCTGGGAGCGCTCTCCCTGCCCAAAGATGCGGGAGAGCAGCTGCGAAATAAAAAACGTCATCCCACTATTGAAGATGATGTTATCATATATTCAGGTGCTACTATTCTCGGGGGAGATACGGTTATCGGAACACGCTCGGTTATCGGCGGCAATGTATGGATAACCAGGTCTATTCCTCCTGATACAAAGGTGTTGATGGAAATGCCCAAACTCATATACAGATAA
- a CDS encoding Uma2 family endonuclease, which produces MKQAQIKYISPGEYFDMEEKSAEYKSEYYHGEIFAMTGASVNHNLIAMNTGASLHALLRDSDCAVFPGDIKIQVEALHYTYPDISIVCGDIEYAGNRNDVITNPVVIIEILSKSTMDYDKGSKFTAYRNIDSLEDYILIDQYSYHVEYYHKINKMEWNFKDIKDLQDSFIIKSVNAELKLSDIYYRVKPV; this is translated from the coding sequence ATGAAACAGGCTCAAATTAAATACATTTCCCCTGGAGAATATTTTGACATGGAAGAGAAGAGCGCTGAATATAAAAGCGAATATTATCACGGCGAAATCTTTGCCATGACAGGAGCATCGGTTAATCATAATTTAATAGCCATGAATACAGGCGCTTCTCTTCATGCTTTGCTTCGAGATTCAGATTGTGCTGTATTTCCAGGCGATATAAAAATCCAGGTAGAAGCACTGCATTATACCTATCCTGACATAAGTATTGTGTGCGGGGATATTGAATATGCAGGCAATAGAAATGACGTGATAACAAATCCAGTTGTGATTATTGAAATCCTGTCAAAATCCACCATGGATTATGACAAAGGTTCAAAATTTACTGCATACAGAAATATTGATTCTCTCGAGGATTATATTCTCATAGACCAGTATTCATACCATGTTGAATATTATCATAAAATTAATAAAATGGAATGGAATTTTAAGGATATAAAAGATTTGCAGGATTCTTTTATAATCAAGTCTGTTAATGCTGAATTAAAATTAAGTGATATATATTATCGTGTTAAACCTGTTTGA
- a CDS encoding Rossmann-like domain-containing protein, which translates to MYSKLKSAFIELSEQGRLLEKEVNITAKQLSPREAIGETLRKDFPLLHGKESLMQADFKGALGQAFTDMPGNFNGKIKEILDLELSNNGERALFIATLNAVMRYMNRVDKTIHCKNEAPELCANEIVKNIINKYGSDITLGIIGFQPAIIDNFSKNLLPENIRVTDLDNDNIGKEKYGVIVWDGRKMEKEIFKTCDVLLATGSTIVNNTLEQLTVNAEKYKKPLYFYGTTVAGPAAVLNLERLCFQAS; encoded by the coding sequence ATGTACAGCAAACTTAAATCAGCATTTATTGAATTATCTGAGCAGGGCCGGCTTCTGGAAAAAGAGGTTAATATTACAGCCAAACAATTAAGCCCCAGGGAAGCTATAGGTGAAACCCTGAGAAAAGATTTTCCCCTTTTACATGGCAAAGAAAGCCTGATGCAGGCAGATTTCAAAGGTGCCCTGGGTCAGGCTTTTACAGATATGCCTGGAAATTTTAACGGAAAGATTAAAGAAATACTTGATCTTGAACTGTCTAATAATGGTGAACGCGCTCTTTTTATTGCAACCTTGAACGCTGTTATGCGCTATATGAATAGGGTGGATAAAACAATTCACTGCAAAAATGAAGCACCTGAATTATGTGCAAATGAAATAGTTAAAAACATTATTAATAAATACGGATCAGACATCACTCTGGGTATTATTGGATTTCAGCCTGCAATTATTGATAATTTTTCTAAAAACCTGTTACCTGAAAACATCAGGGTTACAGACCTGGATAATGATAATATTGGCAAAGAAAAATACGGTGTAATTGTATGGGACGGCAGGAAAATGGAGAAGGAAATTTTTAAAACATGCGATGTACTTCTTGCAACAGGTTCAACTATTGTAAACAATACCCTGGAACAATTAACTGTTAATGCAGAGAAATATAAAAAACCCTTATATTTTTACGGTACAACTGTTGCTGGTCCGGCTGCTGTTTTAAATCTTGAAAGATTATGTTTTCAAGCCTCATAG
- a CDS encoding ABC transporter permease yields MKYLFFDLCIAILAGVFVCFVIFPMTALFTTTSLAELSNQLISSQVLSAVIISFETSIIVVVLSLFLGIPVAYLLAVKDFKGKVILDTLVDLPITIPPLVSGLALLIILGGNSRLGSMLCSNGIEIIFSKKGIIIAQLFVSSPFLIKSAREAFESINKNISHASLVLGASQFYTFKKIMLPLAKNGIYAGMVMTWARALGEFGATAMVAGCIPFKTQTMTVGIYQNVMSGELSVSIAIALILTLFSFTLLVIFKSRFKRQFAV; encoded by the coding sequence ATGAAATATCTTTTTTTTGATCTATGTATTGCCATACTTGCCGGTGTTTTTGTATGTTTTGTTATATTTCCCATGACAGCCTTGTTTACAACTACATCCCTTGCAGAATTGTCAAACCAGTTAATATCTTCCCAGGTTTTATCTGCAGTAATTATCAGTTTTGAAACATCTATAATAGTAGTAGTGCTTTCATTATTTTTAGGAATACCTGTTGCCTATTTACTGGCAGTAAAAGATTTTAAAGGCAAGGTAATACTTGATACCCTGGTTGATCTTCCTATTACAATTCCGCCTCTGGTTTCAGGTTTAGCTCTGCTTATTATACTGGGAGGAAACAGCAGGCTGGGTTCTATGCTTTGCTCTAATGGAATTGAGATTATATTTTCAAAAAAAGGAATTATTATTGCACAGCTTTTTGTATCATCTCCTTTTTTAATCAAATCTGCAAGAGAGGCTTTTGAGTCTATCAATAAAAATATAAGTCATGCTTCCCTTGTTTTAGGTGCATCACAATTTTATACCTTTAAAAAGATTATGCTGCCCCTGGCTAAAAATGGAATTTATGCAGGAATGGTGATGACATGGGCAAGGGCTTTAGGAGAATTTGGTGCTACGGCAATGGTTGCCGGTTGTATTCCTTTTAAAACCCAGACAATGACCGTAGGCATTTACCAGAATGTAATGTCAGGGGAACTCAGTGTTTCAATTGCTATTGCTTTGATTTTAACATTATTTTCGTTTACACTCCTGGTAATCTTTAAATCAAGGTTTAAAAGACAGTTTGCAGTATAA
- a CDS encoding ABC transporter ATP-binding protein, with product MKLELKGICKTYKDQVILDNLNICVNSGDIHVLQGKSGSGKTTILSITAGLIKQDKGLVIIGNQDVSNWPPEKRRIGFVFQDYALFPHLSVFENIAYGLKVQGLNKNKIIDKVRFYLNKVNIENEKDKFPHQLSGGQKQRVALARTLITKPEILLMDEPVSNLDSFTKDKIIREFQKIQQELRITVVYVTHNKKEAVLLGSTFSFLNKGKIEHQLKR from the coding sequence GTGAAGCTTGAACTTAAAGGAATTTGTAAAACTTACAAAGACCAGGTAATTCTGGATAACTTGAACATCTGTGTTAATTCAGGAGATATCCATGTTTTACAGGGTAAAAGCGGGAGTGGCAAAACAACAATCCTGTCCATAACAGCAGGCCTGATAAAGCAGGATAAGGGTCTTGTTATAATAGGAAACCAGGATGTAAGCAACTGGCCCCCAGAAAAAAGAAGGATAGGTTTTGTTTTTCAGGATTATGCCCTGTTTCCCCATCTTAGTGTTTTTGAAAACATTGCTTATGGTTTAAAGGTACAAGGATTAAACAAAAACAAGATTATTGACAAGGTTAGATTTTATTTAAATAAGGTAAATATTGAAAATGAAAAAGATAAATTTCCACATCAATTAAGCGGAGGCCAGAAGCAAAGGGTTGCTCTTGCAAGAACCCTTATTACCAAGCCAGAGATTCTTTTAATGGATGAGCCTGTAAGTAACCTGGATTCTTTTACAAAAGATAAAATAATCAGGGAATTTCAAAAAATTCAGCAGGAGCTTAGGATAACTGTAGTATATGTTACCCATAATAAAAAAGAAGCTGTTTTACTGGGCAGTACTTTTTCATTTTTAAATAAAGGAAAAATAGAACACCAGTTAAAAAGGTAG